The following proteins come from a genomic window of Micromonospora echinofusca:
- a CDS encoding isoprenyl transferase, with protein MTLRDLIYSVYERRLTAKLAGKPVPRHVGVMCDGNRRWAREMGYVDPNDGHRMGAVKIKHMLGWCNQAGIGHVTLYLLATDNLRRPAKELDPLLQIIEDLVVELAEEGNPWRLRMVGALDLLPASTAAALKAAEERTRDRSGGAEVNIAVGYGGRREITDAVRSLLLEYAATGGTIEELAEVLDVEHIAEHLYTRGQPDPDLVIRTSGEQRLSGFMLWQSAHSEFYFCELNWPDFRHIDFLRALRSYANRQRRYGA; from the coding sequence ATGACTCTGCGGGACCTGATCTACTCGGTGTACGAGCGTCGCCTGACGGCGAAGCTCGCGGGCAAGCCGGTGCCCCGGCACGTCGGCGTGATGTGCGACGGCAACCGTCGTTGGGCCCGGGAGATGGGCTACGTCGACCCGAACGACGGGCACCGCATGGGCGCCGTCAAGATCAAGCACATGCTGGGCTGGTGCAACCAGGCCGGCATCGGGCACGTGACGCTCTATCTCCTCGCCACCGACAACCTGCGCCGACCGGCCAAGGAACTCGACCCGCTGCTCCAGATCATCGAGGACCTGGTGGTCGAGCTGGCCGAGGAGGGCAACCCCTGGCGGCTGCGGATGGTCGGCGCGCTCGACCTGCTGCCCGCCTCGACCGCCGCCGCGCTGAAGGCCGCCGAGGAACGCACGCGGGACCGCAGCGGCGGGGCCGAGGTCAACATCGCGGTGGGCTACGGCGGCCGACGGGAGATCACCGACGCGGTGCGCTCGCTGCTGCTGGAGTACGCCGCCACCGGCGGCACCATCGAGGAACTGGCCGAGGTGCTGGACGTCGAGCACATCGCCGAGCACCTCTACACCCGGGGGCAGCCCGACCCCGACCTGGTCATCCGGACCAGCGGCGAGCAGCGCCTCTCCGGCTTCATGCTGTGGCAGTCGGCGCACTCGGAGTTCTACTTCTGCGAGTTGAACTGGCCCGACTTCCGGCACATCGACTTCCTGCGCGCCCTGCGCTCCTACGCCAACCGGCAACGCCGCTACGGCGCCTGA